One genomic region from Salipiger sp. CCB-MM3 encodes:
- a CDS encoding nucleoside hydrolase, whose translation MRPLLIDCDPGIDDSVAIAYALRSGAFDLKAITTVSGNLTADACSRNARQLLDLIDAPGIPVAQGPLKPLTRPYPRDPFSHGSDGLAEMALPVSSRPLDPRFAADLIIEMANAHPGELEITALGPMTNIALALIKDPDLPKKVKSLTAIFGAFGLHASGTERATGDNPASEWNVYVDPEAARLVLEAGFNFTACGLDVTTRRELHLTGAHRARLAASPRPEARLLREVTDFVERRGHGTYCGLIDSVAIATVLHPEWTRITPLRVLIECMSPITLGQTIVERRENFSWDGLSALDVVEDFDFTAFMDEIVDAFC comes from the coding sequence ATGCGTCCCCTTCTGATCGACTGCGACCCCGGCATCGACGATTCCGTCGCCATCGCCTATGCGCTGCGCTCGGGCGCCTTCGACCTGAAGGCCATCACCACGGTGTCGGGCAATCTCACCGCCGACGCCTGTTCGCGCAACGCACGCCAGCTGCTCGACCTGATCGACGCGCCGGGCATTCCCGTGGCGCAGGGCCCGCTCAAGCCGCTGACCCGCCCCTACCCGCGCGATCCCTTCTCGCATGGTTCGGACGGTCTGGCAGAGATGGCGCTGCCCGTCAGCAGCCGCCCGCTCGACCCGCGCTTTGCTGCCGATCTGATCATCGAGATGGCCAACGCCCACCCCGGCGAGCTTGAGATTACCGCGCTGGGTCCGATGACCAATATCGCGCTGGCGCTGATCAAGGACCCGGACCTGCCGAAGAAGGTGAAAAGCCTGACCGCGATCTTTGGCGCTTTCGGCCTGCACGCCTCGGGTACCGAACGCGCCACCGGCGACAATCCCGCCAGCGAGTGGAACGTCTATGTCGATCCCGAAGCGGCGCGGCTGGTGCTGGAGGCGGGGTTCAACTTCACCGCCTGCGGGCTCGACGTGACCACGCGGCGCGAGTTGCATCTCACCGGGGCGCATCGCGCGCGCCTTGCCGCCTCGCCCCGCCCCGAGGCGCGGCTGCTGCGCGAGGTCACGGATTTTGTTGAACGGCGCGGCCATGGCACCTATTGCGGGCTGATTGACTCCGTCGCCATCGCCACCGTGCTGCACCCGGAATGGACCCGCATCACGCCGCTGCGCGTGCTGATCGAATGCATGAGCCCGATCACCCTTGGGCAAACGATCGTCGAACGGCGCGAGAACTTCAGCTGGGATGGTCTGTCGGCGCTGGATGTGGTCGAGGATTTTGATTTCACTGCCTTCATGGACGAGATCGTCGACGCCTTCTGCTGA
- a CDS encoding ABC transporter substrate-binding protein, giving the protein MTRSTRFALLATTVALLPLQAAARETVTLWFWGASPEYREALETTLVQPFHDAQDTYDLVIEYKNDVDNDVRVSVMAGEGPDIVYTSGPSWVSPLAKAGKLADLSDYAEKYGWNDRIVTPSMQACTQQGGLYCMTPSLVSDGMFYNAKVLEENGWEVPKTGAELEEIMKAAQEKGMYASAVGNNGWQPINENYSSTFINQFVPPAELEKMLTGEASFDSPEMLAAMEELNRYYKAGYLGGDDYFSLNFDSSISALAEEKTPFFFAPSFAFQWAMSYFTGDKADDIGWAAFPQLSDAVAYPNYSVGAAFALSVNANSDVIDGAAEVLDMIMSKRFAADIAAVWPGYWSIPLQDFPTDPEATGVVKAYFDAATAVSGAVADGRFGYKVQTFFPAKTTDVLVKDVEAMWLDKETPEEVVATTAKTFGRELKRGLVQQIPAQQ; this is encoded by the coding sequence ATGACCCGCTCCACCCGTTTTGCCCTTCTGGCCACGACCGTCGCCCTGCTGCCGCTGCAAGCGGCGGCGCGCGAGACCGTCACGCTCTGGTTCTGGGGCGCGTCCCCCGAGTACCGCGAGGCGCTGGAAACCACGCTGGTCCAGCCCTTCCACGACGCGCAGGACACCTATGATCTGGTGATCGAATACAAGAACGACGTCGACAACGATGTGCGCGTTTCGGTCATGGCGGGCGAAGGGCCGGACATCGTCTACACCTCGGGTCCGTCGTGGGTCTCGCCGCTGGCCAAAGCCGGCAAGCTTGCCGACCTCAGCGACTACGCCGAGAAATACGGCTGGAACGACCGTATCGTCACGCCGTCGATGCAGGCCTGCACCCAGCAGGGCGGCCTTTACTGCATGACGCCCTCGCTGGTCTCGGACGGCATGTTCTACAACGCCAAAGTGCTCGAAGAGAACGGTTGGGAGGTTCCCAAGACCGGCGCAGAGCTGGAAGAGATCATGAAGGCCGCGCAGGAAAAGGGCATGTATGCCTCTGCCGTCGGCAACAATGGCTGGCAGCCGATCAACGAGAATTATTCCTCGACCTTCATCAACCAGTTCGTGCCGCCCGCCGAGCTTGAAAAGATGCTCACCGGCGAGGCCAGCTTTGACAGCCCCGAGATGCTGGCGGCGATGGAAGAGCTGAACCGCTACTACAAGGCGGGCTATCTGGGCGGCGATGACTATTTCTCGCTGAACTTCGACAGCTCGATCTCGGCACTGGCCGAAGAGAAGACGCCGTTCTTCTTCGCGCCTTCCTTCGCGTTCCAATGGGCGATGAGCTATTTTACCGGCGACAAGGCCGATGACATCGGTTGGGCCGCCTTCCCGCAGCTGTCGGATGCCGTGGCTTACCCGAACTACTCGGTCGGCGCGGCCTTCGCGCTGTCGGTGAACGCCAACTCGGATGTGATCGACGGCGCGGCAGAGGTGCTCGACATGATCATGTCGAAGCGTTTCGCCGCCGATATCGCCGCGGTCTGGCCGGGCTACTGGTCGATCCCGCTGCAGGACTTCCCCACCGATCCCGAGGCGACCGGCGTGGTGAAAGCCTACTTCGACGCGGCAACCGCCGTGTCGGGCGCCGTGGCCGACGGTCGTTTTGGCTATAAGGTGCAGACCTTCTTCCCCGCCAAGACCACCGATGTGCTGGTCAAGGATGTCGAGGCGATGTGGCTCGACAAAGAGACCCCCGAAGAGGTCGTCGCCACCACTGCCAAGACCTTCGGCCGCGAGCTTAAGCGCGGCCTCGTGCAGCAGATCCCGGCGCAGCAGTAA
- a CDS encoding acyl-CoA synthetase yields the protein MSAAAIDLSGGLPPVSTRVMNLANFLTESARRHPQDVGFVWGAQTWTWAEMEARSAAFAAALSGKFGLKKGDRLLVQSANNNQMFEAMFACWRIGAVWVPANFRQSPEDIAFLAQSSQAKGMLCEATFPEHAAACEGLGFTIGIGDGLGEDYETLVADHLGQRPPQAEVQRDDPCWFFFTSGTTGRPKAAVLTHGQMAFVVTNHLCDLMPGTGPEDASIVVAPLSHGAGIHQLAQVAHGVKTILPAGTKFDPDEIWGLVAKWKVTNLFTVPTIVKLLVEHPSVRDHDHSSLRYMIYAGAPMYRADQVRALEVLGPKLVQYFGLGEVTGNITVLPPAHHTVDDAAMRIGSCGFARTGMQVQIQDAEGNEVAPGETGEIAVIGPAVFAGYFDNPEANAKSFRNGWFLTGDLGHMDAEGFVYLTGRASDMYISGGSNIYPREIEEKILLHPEISEVAVLGMPDPVWGEIGVAVCVARGSGVAPEALLDWLGPKIARYKLPRHVVFWDEMPKSAYGKITKKMIREELLARGDLPEHEPGHEPEPRKASAQ from the coding sequence ATGAGCGCCGCCGCCATCGACCTCTCCGGCGGACTGCCCCCCGTCTCGACGCGTGTGATGAACCTTGCGAATTTCCTCACTGAAAGCGCCCGGCGGCACCCGCAGGACGTGGGCTTTGTCTGGGGCGCGCAGACATGGACATGGGCCGAGATGGAGGCGCGCTCGGCTGCCTTCGCCGCCGCGCTGTCGGGCAAATTTGGGCTCAAGAAGGGCGACCGGCTGCTGGTGCAATCGGCCAACAACAACCAGATGTTCGAGGCGATGTTCGCCTGCTGGCGCATCGGCGCGGTCTGGGTGCCCGCCAACTTCCGCCAGTCGCCCGAGGATATCGCCTTTCTCGCGCAAAGCTCGCAGGCCAAGGGGATGCTCTGCGAGGCCACCTTCCCCGAGCATGCGGCGGCCTGCGAAGGCCTTGGCTTTACCATCGGCATCGGGGACGGTCTGGGCGAGGATTATGAGACGCTGGTCGCCGACCACCTCGGCCAGCGCCCGCCGCAGGCGGAGGTGCAGCGCGACGATCCGTGCTGGTTCTTCTTCACCTCCGGCACCACCGGGCGGCCCAAGGCGGCGGTGCTGACCCACGGCCAGATGGCGTTTGTCGTCACCAACCACCTGTGCGACCTGATGCCCGGCACCGGGCCCGAGGATGCCTCGATCGTCGTGGCGCCGCTATCGCATGGCGCGGGCATCCACCAGCTCGCGCAGGTGGCGCATGGGGTGAAGACCATCCTGCCCGCAGGGACCAAGTTCGACCCCGATGAGATCTGGGGGCTGGTCGCCAAATGGAAGGTGACCAACCTCTTCACCGTGCCGACCATCGTCAAGCTGCTGGTCGAGCACCCGTCGGTGCGCGACCATGATCATTCGAGCCTGCGCTACATGATCTACGCAGGCGCGCCCATGTATCGCGCCGATCAGGTCCGCGCGCTGGAGGTGCTGGGGCCGAAGCTGGTGCAATATTTCGGGCTCGGCGAGGTCACCGGCAATATCACCGTGCTGCCGCCCGCGCATCACACGGTGGACGATGCCGCGATGCGGATCGGATCCTGCGGCTTTGCCCGCACCGGGATGCAGGTGCAAATACAGGACGCCGAAGGGAATGAGGTCGCACCGGGCGAGACCGGCGAGATCGCCGTCATCGGCCCTGCAGTGTTTGCGGGCTATTTCGACAACCCCGAGGCCAACGCCAAGAGTTTCCGCAATGGCTGGTTCCTCACCGGCGATCTGGGCCATATGGATGCCGAGGGCTTCGTCTATCTGACCGGCCGCGCCTCGGACATGTATATCTCGGGCGGGTCGAACATCTATCCGCGCGAGATCGAAGAGAAGATCCTGCTGCACCCCGAGATATCCGAGGTCGCCGTGCTGGGCATGCCCGACCCGGTGTGGGGCGAGATCGGCGTCGCGGTCTGCGTGGCGCGCGGTTCGGGCGTGGCACCCGAGGCGCTGCTCGACTGGCTGGGGCCGAAGATCGCCCGCTACAAGCTGCCGCGCCATGTGGTGTTCTGGGACGAGATGCCGAAGAGCGCCTATGGCAAGATCACCAAGAAGATGATCCGCGAAGAGCTGCTCGCGCGCGGCGATCTGCCCGAGCACGAGCCTGGGCACGAGCCTGAGCCCCGGAAGGCCTCGGCACAATGA
- a CDS encoding carbohydrate ABC transporter permease, whose product MRASPRHHSSLFWFCLPALLLSVSVIALPAIATYAMSLTDWDGVSEPWYIGFENYQDLFADRAFWSTMVNNGCWLIIFLTIPMALALFVSALLTTRRRAAAVYQAIFLLPFVISPVANVGIWMNVILDNNAGLLGWIDRNITPVGYPLGDPDTALYTVAAVNIWSFWGYLAVILFAAMRQTPEDQLEAAYLEGANGWQIFREVTLPNILPTVALLLALVTILSFLNFDYVFLMTGGGPAGSTEMLSTLAYGFAFRTFEVGKAAAVAVVMSGFGILASFAYIFVSREALK is encoded by the coding sequence ATGCGCGCCAGTCCGAGACATCATTCCAGCCTCTTCTGGTTCTGCCTGCCCGCGCTGCTCCTGTCGGTTTCGGTGATCGCGCTGCCGGCCATCGCAACCTATGCCATGTCGCTGACCGACTGGGATGGTGTGTCCGAGCCTTGGTACATCGGCTTTGAAAACTATCAGGACCTCTTCGCCGACCGCGCCTTCTGGAGCACGATGGTCAACAATGGCTGCTGGCTGATCATCTTCCTGACCATCCCCATGGCGCTGGCGCTGTTCGTCTCGGCGCTGCTGACCACGCGGCGCAGGGCGGCGGCGGTCTATCAGGCGATCTTTCTGCTGCCCTTCGTGATCTCTCCGGTCGCCAATGTCGGCATCTGGATGAATGTGATCCTCGACAACAACGCCGGGCTGCTGGGCTGGATCGACCGCAATATCACGCCCGTCGGCTACCCGCTCGGCGATCCGGATACCGCGCTTTATACCGTCGCGGCGGTGAACATCTGGAGCTTCTGGGGCTATCTGGCGGTGATCCTCTTCGCCGCCATGCGGCAGACGCCCGAAGATCAGCTCGAGGCGGCCTATCTCGAGGGCGCGAACGGCTGGCAGATCTTCCGCGAGGTGACGCTGCCCAACATCCTGCCGACCGTGGCGCTGCTGCTGGCGCTGGTGACCATCCTCAGCTTTCTGAACTTCGACTACGTCTTTCTGATGACCGGCGGCGGCCCGGCGGGCTCGACCGAGATGCTCTCGACGCTGGCCTATGGTTTCGCCTTCCGCACCTTCGAGGTCGGCAAGGCGGCAGCCGTGGCGGTGGTGATGAGCGGTTTCGGCATTCTTGCCTCCTTCGCCTACATCTTCGTCAGCCGGGAGGCGCTGAAATGA
- a CDS encoding carbohydrate ABC transporter permease: protein MSVAHPHTPGRAGRLAGTVILLLLVAAVLFPLALMALNALKTHAEVVSNPLALPQSPSLDAFARAWRTGQFGHALINSVLITAVTVALTTGTAAMAAWPLARKAVRGWRIIMLYFLATVAVPIQLFLFPLFFVYAKLGLVSNPVATAVILSAVNLPVAILLLRSFALSIPAALDEAAYMEGAGNWQVFRLVILPLMRPGLVTVAILTGFNAWNEYLITQTFQQSQSSYTVMLAFLSMNSEIASDKSLMMAGAVIVIAPLLIFFLLMQRLFVDGVTRGAVKG, encoded by the coding sequence ATGAGCGTCGCGCACCCCCATACGCCGGGCCGCGCCGGGCGCCTTGCCGGGACCGTGATCCTGCTCCTGCTGGTGGCGGCGGTGCTCTTCCCGCTGGCGCTGATGGCGCTCAACGCGCTGAAAACCCATGCCGAAGTGGTCAGCAATCCGCTGGCGCTGCCGCAGAGCCCGAGCCTCGACGCTTTCGCCCGCGCGTGGCGCACCGGTCAGTTCGGCCATGCGCTCATCAACTCGGTGCTCATCACCGCCGTCACCGTCGCGCTGACCACCGGCACCGCCGCCATGGCGGCATGGCCGCTGGCGCGCAAGGCGGTGCGCGGCTGGCGGATCATCATGCTCTATTTCCTCGCCACGGTGGCGGTGCCGATCCAGCTGTTCCTGTTTCCGCTGTTTTTCGTCTACGCCAAGCTTGGCCTCGTCTCGAACCCGGTGGCGACGGCGGTGATCCTTTCGGCGGTGAACTTGCCGGTGGCGATCCTGCTGCTGCGCAGCTTCGCGCTGTCGATCCCCGCCGCGTTGGACGAGGCGGCCTATATGGAGGGCGCGGGCAACTGGCAGGTGTTCCGGCTGGTGATCCTGCCGCTGATGCGCCCCGGCCTTGTCACCGTGGCGATCCTCACCGGCTTTAACGCGTGGAACGAATATCTGATCACTCAGACCTTCCAGCAAAGCCAGTCGAGCTACACCGTCATGCTCGCCTTCCTGTCGATGAACAGCGAGATCGCTTCGGATAAATCGCTGATGATGGCGGGGGCGGTGATCGTCATTGCGCCGCTGCTCATCTTCTTCCTTCTCATGCAACGCCTGTTCGTCGACGGGGTCACCCGCGGCGCCGTCAAGGGATGA
- a CDS encoding acetyl-CoA acetyltransferase, producing the protein MRDPQIVGWGHTPFGKSEHPDTESLMAAAVSEALEHAGITPEDVDGIFTGVFNNGFSQQDFQGALVAMGDARFAHTPATRYENACATGSAALHGAMDFIAAGRGRIALVVGAEKMTATPTAEVGDILLGASYCKEEADISGGFAGLFGQIAGSYFQRYGDKSEELAMIAAKNHSNGMANPLAHMRKDFGTAFCNTVSDKNPIVAGPLRRTDCSLVSDGAAVLVLADADTAAEMTRAIAFRARSHVNEIMALSRRDVLEFAGARRAWAQAFETSGLTLDDLSLVETHDCFTIAEMLEYEAMGLAERGDGGRVIREGITAKDGKLPVNASGGLKSKGHPIGATGVSLHVMAAMQLAGDAGEMQIPGAEIAGVFNMGGAAVTNYVSILERVK; encoded by the coding sequence ATGCGAGACCCACAGATCGTCGGTTGGGGCCACACGCCCTTTGGCAAATCCGAGCACCCCGACACCGAAAGCCTGATGGCCGCCGCCGTGAGCGAGGCGCTGGAGCACGCCGGGATCACCCCCGAGGACGTCGACGGCATCTTCACCGGCGTGTTCAACAACGGCTTTTCGCAGCAGGATTTTCAGGGCGCGCTGGTGGCCATGGGCGACGCGCGGTTCGCCCATACCCCCGCCACCCGCTACGAGAACGCCTGCGCCACCGGCTCGGCGGCGCTGCATGGCGCGATGGATTTCATCGCCGCCGGTCGCGGTCGCATCGCGCTGGTGGTGGGCGCCGAGAAGATGACCGCCACCCCCACGGCAGAGGTCGGCGATATCCTTCTGGGCGCCAGCTATTGCAAGGAAGAGGCGGACATCAGCGGCGGTTTCGCCGGGCTCTTCGGGCAGATCGCGGGCAGCTATTTCCAGCGCTACGGCGACAAGAGCGAAGAGCTCGCGATGATCGCCGCCAAGAACCATTCGAACGGCATGGCCAACCCGCTGGCGCATATGCGCAAGGATTTCGGCACCGCCTTTTGCAACACGGTCTCGGACAAGAACCCGATCGTCGCGGGGCCGCTGCGGCGCACCGACTGCTCGCTGGTCTCGGACGGGGCGGCGGTGCTGGTGCTGGCCGATGCGGACACGGCGGCAGAGATGACGCGCGCCATCGCCTTCCGCGCGCGCAGCCACGTCAACGAGATCATGGCGCTGTCGCGCCGCGACGTGCTGGAATTTGCCGGTGCCCGCCGCGCGTGGGCGCAGGCCTTCGAGACCTCGGGGCTGACGCTCGACGATCTGTCGCTGGTCGAGACCCACGATTGTTTCACCATCGCCGAGATGCTGGAGTATGAGGCCATGGGCCTTGCCGAGCGCGGCGACGGCGGGCGGGTGATCCGCGAGGGCATCACCGCCAAGGACGGCAAGCTGCCGGTCAACGCCTCGGGCGGGCTGAAGTCCAAGGGCCACCCGATCGGCGCCACCGGCGTGTCGCTGCATGTGATGGCGGCGATGCAGCTTGCCGGGGACGCGGGCGAGATGCAGATCCCCGGCGCCGAGATCGCGGGCGTGTTCAACATGGGCGGCGCGGCGGTGACCAACTACGTGTCGATTCTGGAGCGGGTGAAATGA
- a CDS encoding GntR family transcriptional regulator produces MQSRPDPALEFQPVNPDSPVPAYLQVEDDLRRSIQGAMAPEGTRLPREIELAEAYGVSRVTLRNALRRLEEAGFIERVHGRGTIVKAQPAPLEIDLTLMQPIWQQIQAQGERSVISFLSRESCALPASVAMALGQPEGEQGFRLVRLVSADIRPLVINTSWLPAALMPGFDPHALLNKSVWSTLSEAFKLTPSRSRNRVGMIQLSSDQAVLLQRPLGSQGIEMESITFDQQERPIELSRLVWGDAVRLTLNSAPMGQG; encoded by the coding sequence ATGCAAAGCCGACCCGATCCCGCACTCGAGTTCCAGCCGGTGAACCCCGACTCTCCGGTCCCCGCCTATCTGCAGGTCGAGGATGATCTGCGGCGCTCGATCCAAGGCGCCATGGCGCCCGAAGGCACGCGGTTGCCGCGCGAGATCGAACTGGCCGAGGCCTATGGCGTCAGCCGCGTCACCCTGCGCAATGCGCTGCGGCGGCTGGAAGAGGCGGGCTTTATCGAGCGGGTGCACGGGCGCGGCACCATCGTGAAGGCGCAGCCCGCGCCGCTGGAGATCGACCTGACGCTGATGCAGCCGATCTGGCAGCAGATACAGGCGCAGGGCGAGCGCAGCGTGATCTCCTTCCTTTCCCGCGAATCTTGTGCTTTGCCCGCGTCCGTCGCCATGGCGCTCGGGCAGCCCGAGGGCGAGCAGGGCTTCCGGCTGGTGCGCCTCGTCTCGGCGGACATCCGGCCCCTGGTGATCAACACAAGCTGGCTGCCTGCCGCGCTGATGCCGGGGTTCGATCCGCATGCGCTGCTCAACAAGTCGGTCTGGAGCACGCTGTCCGAGGCGTTCAAATTGACGCCCTCGCGCTCGCGCAATCGCGTGGGGATGATCCAGCTTTCCAGTGATCAGGCGGTTTTGCTGCAACGCCCGCTCGGCTCGCAGGGGATCGAGATGGAATCGATCACCTTCGACCAGCAGGAGCGCCCGATCGAACTGTCGCGCCTCGTCTGGGGCGATGCGGTGCGGCTGACGCTGAACTCGGCGCCCATGGGGCAGGGCTGA
- a CDS encoding ABC transporter ATP-binding protein: MSQLTLSEIRKSYGETEVIRGLDLAVEAGEFIVFVGPSGCGKSTLLRTIAGLEGIDTGRIEIAGRDATRLPPVERNVAMVFQGYALYPYLTVAENIAFGLKIRNVPKPQRRARAEEIARLLRLEPYLDRRPAALSGGQRQRVAIGRALARRPEIFLFDEPLSNLDAELRVEMRIEIARLHRELGNTMIYVTHDQTEAMTLADRIVVLNGGRIEQVGRPLELYNDPANAFVAGFIGSPKINLVEAGRLPLPQAAEAAAQIGIRPEHLRIDPEGPIEAEVLFTEDLGNLGFSYLDAGGTRLCVETRGARPAPGDRLRLSAEAAQCLYFDAQGQRLRHPQ; encoded by the coding sequence ATGTCGCAGCTGACGCTCTCCGAGATCCGCAAATCCTATGGCGAGACGGAAGTGATCCGCGGCCTCGATCTCGCTGTCGAGGCGGGCGAATTCATCGTCTTCGTCGGCCCTTCGGGCTGCGGCAAGTCCACGCTGCTGCGCACCATCGCCGGGCTTGAGGGCATCGACACCGGCCGCATCGAGATCGCCGGGCGCGACGCCACGCGCCTGCCGCCGGTCGAGCGCAACGTGGCCATGGTGTTTCAGGGCTACGCGCTCTACCCGTATCTGACGGTGGCCGAGAACATCGCCTTCGGGCTGAAGATCCGCAATGTGCCGAAGCCGCAGCGCCGCGCCCGCGCCGAAGAGATCGCCCGCCTGCTGCGGCTCGAACCCTATCTCGACCGCCGCCCCGCCGCACTTTCGGGTGGGCAGCGCCAGCGCGTCGCCATCGGGCGCGCCTTGGCCCGCCGCCCCGAGATCTTCCTCTTTGACGAGCCGCTGTCGAACCTCGACGCGGAACTACGGGTCGAGATGCGCATCGAGATCGCCCGGCTGCACCGCGAGCTTGGCAATACGATGATCTATGTCACCCATGATCAGACCGAGGCGATGACGCTGGCCGACCGCATCGTGGTGCTGAACGGCGGGCGGATCGAGCAGGTGGGCCGTCCGCTCGAGCTTTACAACGATCCGGCCAATGCCTTTGTCGCGGGCTTCATCGGCTCGCCCAAGATCAACCTCGTGGAAGCTGGCCGCCTGCCGCTGCCGCAAGCGGCCGAGGCCGCCGCGCAGATCGGCATCCGCCCCGAACATCTGCGCATCGACCCCGAGGGGCCGATCGAGGCGGAGGTGCTCTTCACCGAGGATCTCGGCAACCTTGGCTTTTCCTATCTCGACGCGGGCGGCACCCGTCTTTGCGTCGAAACCCGTGGCGCGCGCCCCGCACCGGGCGACAGGCTGCGCCTCTCGGCAGAGGCAGCGCAGTGCCTTTACTTCGATGCCCAAGGTCAGCGCCTGCGGCACCCGCAATAA
- a CDS encoding IclR family transcriptional regulator, whose translation MEQVKADTGALAGSQSVDRALALLGMVGRRPLDGASLGELVAESGLNKPTVRRLMLALIRNGMVEQNEESRRYFLGEESYILGTFAAHRHGLLELSFETLARLAQETGDAAFLSIRRGFSSLCLHREEGTYPIRTYALMTGRLHPLGVGAGSLAMLASLPDAEVEAALAANAARLEEDYPGLPPDQIRARVAETRAKGYALNPGLVFPDSWGMGVALRRPDGALAGALSLAAIESRMQQPRREELVAQLKVAAQEIEGTLAQLYAARTRI comes from the coding sequence ATGGAACAGGTGAAGGCAGATACTGGCGCACTCGCAGGCAGCCAGAGCGTCGACCGGGCGCTGGCGCTGCTCGGCATGGTCGGGCGTCGCCCGCTCGATGGCGCGAGCCTTGGCGAGCTGGTCGCGGAGTCGGGGCTCAACAAGCCCACCGTCCGCCGCCTGATGCTCGCGCTGATCCGCAACGGCATGGTCGAGCAGAACGAGGAGAGCCGGCGCTACTTCCTCGGCGAAGAATCCTATATTCTCGGGACCTTCGCCGCGCATCGGCATGGGCTGCTGGAGCTGTCGTTCGAAACCCTCGCGCGGCTGGCGCAAGAGACCGGGGACGCCGCCTTCCTGTCGATCCGGCGCGGCTTTTCTTCTCTCTGCCTGCACCGCGAAGAGGGCACCTATCCGATCCGCACCTACGCGCTGATGACCGGGCGGCTGCACCCTTTGGGCGTCGGCGCGGGCTCGCTGGCGATGCTGGCCTCGCTGCCCGATGCCGAGGTCGAGGCGGCGCTGGCCGCCAATGCCGCGCGGCTCGAGGAAGACTACCCCGGCCTGCCGCCGGACCAGATTCGCGCCCGAGTCGCCGAGACACGGGCCAAGGGCTACGCGCTGAACCCCGGTCTGGTGTTCCCCGACTCATGGGGCATGGGCGTCGCGCTGCGTCGCCCGGACGGCGCATTGGCTGGCGCGCTGTCGCTGGCAGCCATCGAAAGCCGCATGCAGCAGCCGCGCCGGGAGGAGCTTGTGGCGCAGCTGAAGGTGGCGGCGCAGGAGATAGAAGGCACGCTCGCGCAGCTTTACGCCGCGCGCACCCGCATTTGA
- a CDS encoding LysR substrate-binding domain-containing protein: protein MAAADVLGLTQPAVSRSIRELEATLDVVLFDRSQRGAVLTVHGRKLFDAAEAAMALLTEGLQATQDMGGARELLRIGALPNVCGLTLPAIIEDFQEIYPRTTVRVVSGSNADLLARLRQGALDLVIGRLSDSTAMHGLSFQHLYDESIVFAVGTEHPLAQSDARADLRTLLEQPMLAPIPGTIIRQELERFLFKSGFVAPDFDIESIDAGFINKTIRASRHVVVTVEALVADARAAGEVVVLPIRDAALNGPVGLTTLPGVQDGAAMRLLQTMFRERLSRAPLHTNNDMIEAEKE, encoded by the coding sequence ATGGCGGCGGCCGATGTGCTGGGGCTGACGCAACCAGCGGTCTCGCGCTCGATCCGCGAGCTTGAGGCAACGCTGGATGTGGTACTTTTTGACCGCTCGCAGCGCGGCGCGGTGCTGACGGTGCATGGGCGCAAGCTGTTCGACGCTGCCGAAGCGGCGATGGCGCTGCTGACCGAAGGGCTACAGGCGACGCAGGATATGGGCGGGGCGCGCGAGCTCTTGCGCATCGGCGCGCTGCCCAACGTCTGCGGCCTGACCCTGCCTGCGATCATCGAGGACTTTCAGGAGATTTATCCGCGCACCACGGTGCGGGTCGTCTCTGGCTCCAACGCCGATCTGCTGGCCCGGTTGCGGCAGGGCGCGCTTGATTTGGTGATCGGACGGCTGTCGGATTCCACCGCGATGCATGGGCTGAGCTTTCAGCATCTCTACGACGAGTCGATCGTCTTTGCCGTGGGCACAGAGCATCCGCTGGCGCAAAGCGATGCGCGGGCCGATCTGCGGACGCTGCTCGAGCAGCCGATGCTGGCGCCGATCCCCGGCACGATTATCCGGCAGGAACTGGAGCGCTTTTTGTTCAAGAGCGGGTTCGTCGCGCCGGATTTCGACATTGAATCGATCGACGCGGGCTTCATCAACAAGACCATCCGCGCCTCGCGCCATGTGGTGGTGACCGTCGAGGCGCTGGTGGCCGATGCACGCGCCGCGGGCGAGGTGGTGGTTCTGCCGATCCGCGATGCCGCGCTCAACGGTCCCGTGGGGCTGACCACCCTGCCCGGCGTGCAGGACGGCGCGGCCATGCGGCTGCTGCAGACCATGTTCCGCGAACGCCTGTCCCGCGCCCCTCTTCATACCAATAATGATATGATCGAGGCCGAGAAGGAATAG